CAGGCGTTATCGTAACAGTTTCCTTTACGGCTCATGCTGGATTTCATGTGGTATGTCTTTAGTTGGTCGACATATTCTTTTGAGGTATATTGAGACCCTCGGTCAGAGTGGTGCAGTAGGCCCTCGCCGGGTCGCTTCGCCGTGTACGCCGCCTGCAGCGCGTCTAAGACCAGGCTCGTCTCCATATGGTTATACAGCCGCCACCCTACAATTTCTCGCGTGCATAGATCCATGACGCTAGCTAGGTATAAGCGACCTCCACGACAAGGGATATACGTGATGTCGGTGACCCATACGGTATTGGGCTTAAGCACCTTAAACTCTTGGTTCAGTGTGTTTGGTGCAATGGGATTATTATGCTTGGAATCGGTCGTCTGCACTCGGTATGGCTTAGATACAATAGAGCGGAGCTTCATTTCTCGCATGTACACACTCACTGTGCGTTCCGTGACCGTATAGCCTTCCTGATGCAGCAGGCGGGTGATCTTCGGACTTCCATACCGTTTTTGATGGTCGTCAAAATGGTACCGGATTCGCTCCATAACAGCAGCCTTGCGGAGGGCTTGCACACTGGCTTTGGCGTTCAGCCACTTGTAATATCCGCTCCTGGATACCTGTAGGGTACTGCACATCTTCTCCAAGCGAAATGCGGAGCGATGGTCCTTCATAAACTGGAATCTTAATTCCTTGGTTTGCTGAAGATGTGCACTGCTTTTT
The sequence above is a segment of the Paenibacillus sp. FSL R7-0204 genome. Coding sequences within it:
- a CDS encoding IS3 family transposase; amino-acid sequence: MKDHRSAFRLEKMCSTLQVSRSGYYKWLNAKASVQALRKAAVMERIRYHFDDHQKRYGSPKITRLLHQEGYTVTERTVSVYMREMKLRSIVSKPYRVQTTDSKHNNPIAPNTLNQEFKVLKPNTVWVTDITYIPCRGGRLYLASVMDLCTREIVGWRLYNHMETSLVLDALQAAYTAKRPGEGLLHHSDRGSQYTSKEYVDQLKTYHMKSSMSRKGNCYDNACIESWHSILKKELIYCNPRFKNPEQAYDAIFQYIEFYYNRKRMHSSLGYLSPARFAKQFTKKSVA